GACAAATATTCTGTTCAAAATGTTGCTCTGATCAGATTCCTGGAAAAGTTATGGGATGCACTGGTATATAAATGATGAAtggttattttttattgtatttatttgcacttgataataataatctttttgtAATAGGTGATCTCAGAGTGTGTACATATTGTTGCAAAGTAgttttatcatatttacaaTCATCAGACATGAGAAGCGATCTATCAGCAGATTTAAAGGCATTGCAAGAAGACTTGCAAgttaaatatggaaataattcACCACCTGTCACACAGAAATGTTCAAATGAATCAGTAGAAGATGAAAGTTCAATCTATAGGAAACCAAGTGTAGGGtatatggaagaaaaatatgctaTTGGACGGTATATTTTTAGCTGTCTCTAGCCAATGTCTCTAGTGTATCTagctaaatgttataatttaatatgatttaagatttatgaaatatgattttcaGGCCAACAACTAGTTACTTAACATCACAGGAACGTTCTATCGTCTTACAAAATTCAGCTTCTTTGAGAATGATTTATGAAGAATTATTTAGATCCAGTCAAGCAATTATCTTACAAACACATAGAGTTAGACTAAAAAGTTATCATAATTGCTTTCTGGCCAATGAATTAGTAAATTGGATGATAGCACAAAATAAAGCAGCTACTCGGTAAAGctaaaacaaatttaagagaaagtataataaaaagaacaacgATTActgaaatgtaatattttatagagtGCAAGCTACTGCTATAGGCCAGGCATTGCTGGAAGCTGGTTTCATAGAACCAGTAGTTGctgataatatatttagtgATACAGCAACTATATTTAAGCCAGTCAAATTATCGAATATGCAAAGCATGGATTTGTTAATTGAGACTCAAAATACCTGTGATGCTCAAGAACCAGCATGGGTAAAAACTATCCCACAACATGATTCAACAACTggtaatatgaaatatttgtataaactattttgtacatataaaattgttaacgtATGTAAATTTTAGATTCAGAAAGTGAAACAAAACCTTCGAATTCAGTACAACAAACAACTGGACGTTTACCATCATCTAGTTCaagtttttatttagatttaaacTTAGAAGCATCTACTGTTACATTAAAAAGACCTACATCGGAAGACTTAACTACAATTTCTGTAGACAGTAGTGATGGTATAATTGAACAGAAGGAAGTCACAGTAAAATcacataaatgtaattttaagaTTGCTGATGATCTTTTAAATGATACACTACAAGTacaagaatttaaagaaaaaaatggttGGCATAAACCAACAAATTTGCGAACTGTGTTTGGAGAACTACATGCGTATGAATGTCTAACGTgagtatcaaatatatattaacaacgataataacatttatatttaaatatacttaattATAGATCTGCGTACAAGCAACATGAAGATTCACTAATTAAGCAACTTCTTAATAAAGAAGGTTTATCACAAAGTTGGTCAGAAGTAATACTCCCCATCGCCCATcaaattattgattttgttAGACCAGATTTAAATCATAATGTCGATGATTTGGATATTCGACaatatgtacaaataaaaaaatgtcctGGCGGAAGTAGAGATGATTGTGAAATTGTGTCTGGTGTAGTTTGTACGAAAAATGTTGCACACAGAGGAATGAATGCAATGATAGCTCAtccaaaaattttattacttcagTGTGGACTCATGTACCAACGCGTAGAAGGAAAACTATTAAGTTTAGAACCTGTGATGTTACAAgtatgaagaaaaatttaataatactattattttcaCATCATAAATATATCAGAAAAACATTGTTTTGTAGGAAAACGAATATTTGGGTCACACAGTTGCTAGGATTACCGCACTTGGACCAGATGTCGTACTAGTACATCGTTCTGTTTCAAGATTAGCACAAGATAGACTCAGAGAATGTGGGGTAACACTTGTTTTGAATGTAAAACTCAGTGTTCTTGAAAGGATTGCACGGTGTACAGGTGCTAATATCGTAAATACTATTGATGCACACATAAGTGCAAGGTATATGCTTGGTacatgtaaaaaattttatttgcgaaacttttcaaatgataaaagtgagtaataaaacattacaatttttctctctattaaatttttctttaataaactaaaccttaatatcttatttccttcttttttagaTGGTATTAAAACCTTAATGTACTTTGAGGGATGTGCAAATCCACATTTAGGAGCTACAATCTTGTTACGAGGTGGTTCTCAAAcggaattaaaaaaagtaaagaatgTGACTTCAATGATGATCTTTGCTGCTTATTCTTGGCGTCTCGAAAAGTCATTTCTTATGGATGAATTTGCAAGACCACCATCACCTAAAGATAATCCATTTTTGGATGAAACGTGCAaagatttcaaagattttcaagaaaccaataaaatattacatgcTAAAGCTAGTGAAGAAAATGATTTGTTATTGGGTCATTGCAAAGAATATACAGAGAGTCAGGAAATTTTAAAGGTATCAGAAGTTCAAGAAGATTCTGGAAGTGTATCAAGTGATAAACTATGTTTAGAAATAGAACTTTCATTAAATGAAGGTACACCAATAAAAGACATAGTGTCATATCAGACTGAGAATATGTTGTCTTCAAACTCcattaaacaaatatcttcTATATTATCTGAAGATATTGATCCTTATgatactttaaaattatttaagccCAAAACAAAATCTTCTGTAATTGACGAAAAAGCTGCAGGGAATTGCCTAACAAGTAAAACAAAcaacgataatttaaataatagttCCGATCTTGATATAGATGGCAAGCAAGATACAAATAGTACAGTGGAATTATTTGGTGGAAAGACTACGATAaaagtgaataaaaatattaaagaagaagttgaaaaatcaaaaataaaagacaaagtTGCCTCAGAAGAGAAACGTATTTATGGTGAATCTATTAGCGATCGTAGTGATCCTCTTCATCAATACTTaaatgaagatgaagaagatgtCTTTAGTCAAACTAGTCCAAATGGACAACATTTGAGCGTTGCCGATTTaccattattaaataaatttaagaaagcATTAGAAGGCACTATATTAAGCGTATCtccttatttaaaattttctgttCCTTATTTAGAAACTGAGACAGGAAGAAATTGCATATTGCGAAGTTTTTTCCCGAGAGAAATCTTTTATTCTGTACAATTTATGgataaagtaaaagaaattaaaacggGTAATGTATTTACAGAACAGTCTGTAAATGAAAACccattaatgaatttaaaattaaaaccgCAACATCCATTTGTTCAAGCGAGATTAACTACAGATGTGGATAGCCGAAAGGTACAAGCTTTATTAGCCAATTTTAGAGCATGTGGTAGTCGCTTATATCCAACGAATAATGTTTTATCGGATAAACAAATTCTGATACAATCAGAAGTAACTGAACAACCTTCTATGTGGCCCGATTGTTTAGATCCTGCTAGTCATCAACGTTTATCTGTGTTATTTTGTAGTTTCTCACATACTGGTAATAGTGATACACCAGCATTTTGCGTAAATCCTTGGGTAGTTAATATGGATTTATATGGAAGAAATGATATTGCGCTTGGACGTTTCTTGGAACGTTATTGTTTAACATCTGAATATAAATGTCCTGCTCAAGCATGTCGAGCACAAATCGCTCATCATATCCGACGATTTGCACACGACGGtggatgtatatatattagcTTAAGTGAAATGAGCACCGATCCATTTTCTCAAGAGAAtgcaaatcaaattttaatgtgGAGCAAGTGTATGAAATGTAAAAGCGTTTCACCAGTAGTTCCAATGTCGGATGATACTTGGTCTTTATCTTTTGCAAAGTATTTGGAACTACGGTTTCACGGAAGCGCGTACACCAGACGCGGAACAGATACTTGTCAACACTCACTTCATCATGACCATTATCAATATttcacaaagaaaaatatgttagcTGTGTttaaatacacaaaaatatcGCAATGGGAGATTTCACTTCCACCTCCGgtgataaatattatgtatgaCCCAAAACAACATGCAGATGTGATAGAAGAGATGAAAAGTATAGCATTGAAAGGAGATGAAGTTTTTTCTTGTATACGAGAAAAATTGACAACTTTACAAACtgatatagatattttaaatgctGTTAAACAGCAGCTATCTAAGGATCAACagtatttcaaaaataaaattgaagaaattcaGTTGAAGTTGACGTCCCCTACTTTAGAGAACAAAAAACTTGAAGGAAAAGTATCTGAAAAGCAAGTTCAAGCTCTAATGTTTAGAATTGAAGATGGAATAGTAATCCTCAAACGAATAATATCAGAAGTTGTATTTACTTGGAATGCAAATATCTTGGAAATGTCCGTTAAAAAGAAGGATGAAAGGCCAAGACGATTTACTGAACGATCATTGACGACTGGAAGTAATAGTATAATTGATACAGATGGATATATAACAGAAGATACTGCATCAGAATCGCAATTAGAAGATTTAAGTCCTATGTCAGCGGACTATAATGCTGTTGATGCCATTGCTGCTGCACAAAATGATTTACAAGGAATGGAAGGTTTAGAAAATTCAGACAACGAAgtcttagaaaataataatcctGAAGACATTGTTATCATTCAAGAATCTCCAAAAATGCATCAGAGATCACATTCTGATGTTCTGCCTATTACTTTTGATGACATGccagataaaaagaaaaagaaaaagactaTTCTATCACAACTATTACCTTCCGTTCCTGTTACTCAGCCGATAGTAAATCCTTTAGGAACTTTAGAACATCATTTACTTCCTCTTGGGTTTGTTGATTATATTCAAACATTTCCATATATTTAGTATGTTAGAagataattatacataattagttaatattctaaaatatctttgtttcaACAGATCAGTTGTACCTATAGTGGTATATGAATCAGAGCTTTCATCTATAATCGCATATGCACTAGATTCACACGAC
This sequence is a window from Bombus pyrosoma isolate SC7728 linkage group LG10, ASM1482585v1, whole genome shotgun sequence. Protein-coding genes within it:
- the LOC122571932 gene encoding 1-phosphatidylinositol 3-phosphate 5-kinase isoform X1, which encodes MNKNMNSPSKLTEFAPLSPEESQPVVASLFSKFFNFTKGSQNVDDSTISSTTNEEQSSSDSESWKQSESTEKSPEDDSSSMMNFPLDTREGRSLPNVLKRISNIVALKSSNLRSYKDSQLRSYWMPDSVSKQCYECGERFTTFRRRHHCRVCGQIFCSKCCSDQIPGKVMGCTGDLRVCTYCCKVVLSYLQSSDMRSDLSADLKALQEDLQVKYGNNSPPVTQKCSNESVEDESSIYRKPSVGYMEEKYAIGRPTTSYLTSQERSIVLQNSASLRMIYEELFRSSQAIILQTHRVRLKSYHNCFLANELVNWMIAQNKAATRVQATAIGQALLEAGFIEPVVADNIFSDTATIFKPVKLSNMQSMDLLIETQNTCDAQEPAWVKTIPQHDSTTDSESETKPSNSVQQTTGRLPSSSSSFYLDLNLEASTVTLKRPTSEDLTTISVDSSDGIIEQKEVTVKSHKCNFKIADDLLNDTLQVQEFKEKNGWHKPTNLRTVFGELHAYECLTSAYKQHEDSLIKQLLNKEGLSQSWSEVILPIAHQIIDFVRPDLNHNVDDLDIRQYVQIKKCPGGSRDDCEIVSGVVCTKNVAHRGMNAMIAHPKILLLQCGLMYQRVEGKLLSLEPVMLQENEYLGHTVARITALGPDVVLVHRSVSRLAQDRLRECGVTLVLNVKLSVLERIARCTGANIVNTIDAHISARYMLGTCKKFYLRNFSNDKNGIKTLMYFEGCANPHLGATILLRGGSQTELKKVKNVTSMMIFAAYSWRLEKSFLMDEFARPPSPKDNPFLDETCKDFKDFQETNKILHAKASEENDLLLGHCKEYTESQEILKVSEVQEDSGSVSSDKLCLEIELSLNEGTPIKDIVSYQTENMLSSNSIKQISSILSEDIDPYDTLKLFKPKTKSSVIDEKAAGNCLTSKTNNDNLNNSSDLDIDGKQDTNSTVELFGGKTTIKVNKNIKEEVEKSKIKDKVASEEKRIYGESISDRSDPLHQYLNEDEEDVFSQTSPNGQHLSVADLPLLNKFKKALEGTILSVSPYLKFSVPYLETETGRNCILRSFFPREIFYSVQFMDKVKEIKTGNVFTEQSVNENPLMNLKLKPQHPFVQARLTTDVDSRKVQALLANFRACGSRLYPTNNVLSDKQILIQSEVTEQPSMWPDCLDPASHQRLSVLFCSFSHTGNSDTPAFCVNPWVVNMDLYGRNDIALGRFLERYCLTSEYKCPAQACRAQIAHHIRRFAHDGGCIYISLSEMSTDPFSQENANQILMWSKCMKCKSVSPVVPMSDDTWSLSFAKYLELRFHGSAYTRRGTDTCQHSLHHDHYQYFTKKNMLAVFKYTKISQWEISLPPPVINIMYDPKQHADVIEEMKSIALKGDEVFSCIREKLTTLQTDIDILNAVKQQLSKDQQYFKNKIEEIQLKLTSPTLENKKLEGKVSEKQVQALMFRIEDGIVILKRIISEVVFTWNANILEMSVKKKDERPRRFTERSLTTGSNSIIDTDGYITEDTASESQLEDLSPMSADYNAVDAIAAAQNDLQGMEGLENSDNEVLENNNPEDIVIIQESPKMHQRSHSDVLPITFDDMPDKKKKKKTILSQLLPSVPVTQPIVNPLGTLEHHLLPLGSVVPIVVYESELSSIIAYALDSHDYKHVLQELMRTTKGPDLNPSPLNKRKFPENKENLPDVIQSGEFKRPSVLSFFRGNSPNPASPLDSDKTISNTDSSIQNPSTTTDTDEDKKTTKQQNYIEVQFNDATTNFYCRIYFAAQFAAFRENVLPCGEDGFTRSLCRSVQWAARGGKSGSSFCKSRDDRFIIKEMSRLEMQIFLDFAPNYFSYMEKCQQTKQPTLLGKIVGVYRVSFKNNTTNAALRTSVLVMENLFYKRTITDKFDLKGSVRNRLVNPDDTCHEGELVLLDENLLNMSCDSPLYIRSHSKAVLNRAIEQDTKFLADNSVMDYSLLVGLEPNSDELVLGIIDYIRTFTWDKKLETMVKKTGILGGQGKLPTIISPEEYRARFIAAMHRYFLPVPDRWSGLGRGVET
- the LOC122571932 gene encoding 1-phosphatidylinositol 3-phosphate 5-kinase isoform X2 — protein: MNKNMNSPSKLTEFAPLSPEESQPVVASLFSKFFNFTKGSQNVDDSTISSTTNEEQSSSDSESWKQSESTEKSPEDDSSSMMNFPLDTREGRSLPNVLKRISNIVALKSSNLRSYKDSQLRSYWMPDSVSKQCYECGERFTTFRRRHHCRVCGQIFCSKCCSDQIPGKVMGCTGDLRVCTYCCKVVLSYLQSSDMRSDLSADLKALQEDLQVKYGNNSPPVTQKCSNESVEDESSIYRKPSVGYMEEKYAIGRPTTSYLTSQERSIVLQNSASLRMIYEELFRSSQAIILQTHRVRLKSYHNCFLANELVNWMIAQNKAATRVQATAIGQALLEAGFIEPVVADNIFSDTATIFKPVKLSNMQSMDLLIETQNTCDAQEPAWVKTIPQHDSTTDSESETKPSNSVQQTTGRLPSSSSSFYLDLNLEASTVTLKRPTSEDLTTISVDSSDGIIEQKEVTVKSHKCNFKIADDLLNDTLQVQEFKEKNGWHKPTNLRTVFGELHAYECLTSAYKQHEDSLIKQLLNKEGLSQSWSEVILPIAHQIIDFVRPDLNHNVDDLDIRQYVQIKKCPGGSRDDCEIVSGVVCTKNVAHRGMNAMIAHPKILLLQCGLMYQRVEGKLLSLEPVMLQENEYLGHTVARITALGPDVVLVHRSVSRLAQDRLRECGVTLVLNVKLSVLERIARCTGANIVNTIDAHISARYMLGTCKKFYLRNFSNDKNGIKTLMYFEGCANPHLGATILLRGGSQTELKKVKNVTSMMIFAAYSWRLEKSFLMDEFARPPSPKDNPFLDETCKDFKDFQETNKILHAKASEENDLLLGHCKEYTESQEILKVSEVQEDSGSVSSDKLCLEIELSLNEGTPIKDIVSYQTENMLSSNSIKQISSILSEDIDPYDTLKLFKPKTKSSVIDEKAAGNCLTSKTNNDNLNNSSDLDIDGKQDTNSTVELFGGKTTIKVNKNIKEEVEKSKIKDKVASEEKRIYGESISDRSDPLHQYLNEDEEDVFSQTSPNGQHLSVADLPLLNKFKKALEGTILSVSPYLKFSVPYLETETGRNCILRSFFPREIFYSVQFMDKVKEIKTGNVFTEQSVNENPLMNLKLKPQHPFVQARLTTDVDSRKVQALLANFRACGSRLYPTNNVLSDKQILIQSEVTEQPSMWPDCLDPASHQRLSVLFCSFSHTGNSDTPAFCVNPWVVNMDLYGRNDIALGRFLERYCLTSEYKCPAQACRAQIAHHIRRFAHDGGCIYISLSEMSTDPFSQENANQILMWSKCMKCKSVSPVVPMSDDTWSLSFAKYLELRFHGSAYTRRGTDTCQHSLHHDHYQYFTKKNMLAVFKYTKISQWEISLPPPVINIMYDPKQHADVIEEMKSIALKGDEVFSCIREKLTTLQTDIDILNAVKQQLSKDQQYFKNKIEEIQLKLTSPTLENKKLEGKVSEKQVQALMFRIEDGIVILKRIISEVVFTWNANILEMSVKKKDERPRRFTERSLTTGSNSIIDTDGYITEDTASESQLEDLSPMSADYNAVDAIAAAQNDLQGMEGLENSDNEVLENNNPEDIVIIQESPKMHQRSHSDVLPITFDDMPDKKKKKKTILSQLLPSVPVTQPIVNPLGTLEHHLLPLGSVVPIVVYESELSSIIAYALDSHDYKHVLQELMRTTKGPDLNPSPLNKRKFPENKENLPDVIQSGEFKRPSVLSFFRGNSPNPASPLDSDKTISNTDSSIQNPSTTTDTDEDKKTTKQQNYIEVQFNDATTNFYCRIYFAAQFAAFRENVLPCGEDGFTRSLCRSVQWAARGGKSGSSFCKSRDDRFIIKEMSRLEMQIFLDFAPNYFSYMEKCQQTKQPTLLGKIVGVYRVSFKNNTTNAALRTSVLVMENLFYKRTITDKFDLKGSVRNRLVNPDDTCHEGELVLLDENLLNRYISSELRFAALY